One region of Manis pentadactyla isolate mManPen7 chromosome 9, mManPen7.hap1, whole genome shotgun sequence genomic DNA includes:
- the LOC118909764 gene encoding olfactory receptor 9Q1-like: MASFYIDREYCTFWDTSGYMAEKNLTLVTEFLLIAFTGCPAQAVPLFLLFLFIYLITLLGNVSMTVLISVDGRLHTPMYFLLRHLSFTDIWYSSVTVPQMLAVLWEHGAALPYARCAAQFFFFTFFGAIDCYLLALMAYDRYVAVCRPLLYVTIMTQKACWGLAAGAYVAGFCSALVRTVTAFSLSFCGDNEINFIFCDLPPLLKLTCGDSYPQEVVIIVFAIFVIPACVVVILVSYLFIIVAIMRIPSVGGRAKTFSTCASHLVAVALFFGSLIFMYLRDNTGQSSQEDRVVSVLYTAVIPMLNPLIYSLRNREVKEALRKIFNKAKLS; this comes from the exons ATggcatctttctatattgacagagaGTACTGCACTttttggg ATACCTCTGGCTACATGGCAGAGAAGAACCTGACCTTAGTGACAGAGTTCCTCCTCATCGCCTTCACAGGCTGTCCTGCGCAGGCagtccctctcttcctcctgtttCTGTTTATCTATCTCATCACCTTGTTAGGGAACGTGAGCATGACTGTCCTGATCTCTGTTGATGGCCGGCTCCACACCCCGATGTACTTCCTTCTGCGTCACCTGTCTTTCACGGACATCTGGTACTCATCTGTCACCGTCCCTCAGATGCTGGCCGTGCTGTGGGAGCACGGGGCAGCTTTACCCTACGCACGCTGTGCAGCCCAGTTCTTCTTCTTCACCTTCTTTGGTGCCATTGACTGCTACCTCCTGGCCctcatggcctatgaccgctacgtggccgTGTGCCGACCCCTGCTTTACGTCACCATCATGACGCAGAAGGCCTGCTGGGGCTTGGCGGCCGGGGCTTATGTTGCTGGTTTCTGCAGTGCGTTGGTGCGGACGGTCACTGCCTTCAGTCTGTCCTTCTGTGGGGACAATGAGATCAACTTCATTTTCTGTGACCTCCCTCCTTTGTTAAAGCTGACCTGTGGGGACAGCTACCCCCAGGAGGTGGTGATCATTGTGTTTGCCATTTTTGTCATCCCTGCCTGTGTGGTGGTGATCCTGGTGTCCTACCTGTTTATCATCGTGGCCATCATGAGGATCCCCTCAGTCGGGGGCCGGGCCAAGACCTTCTCCACCTGTGCCTCCCACCTCGTGGCTGTTGCTTTGTTCTTCGGCTCCCTCATCTTCATGTACCTGCGAGATAACACGGGCCAGTCTTCACAAGAGGATCGTGTGGTGTCTGTGCTCTACACAGCAGTgatccccatgctgaaccccctCATCTatagcctgaggaacagggaggtGAAGGAGGCCCTGAGGAAAATTTTCAACAAAGCCAAGTTGTCCTAA